One Exiguobacterium sp. BMC-KP genomic window, TCGTCGTCCGCGCAGCCGCTATCCAGTTCCCGGAACAAGCTATCGAAACGGTCCGAGTCCCGTTTGTCGATGATGATCAAGTCATTTATGACTTGGTCCTCCACGCAAAGGAAGAGCAAGCGACGATCGCGTTTACGATCGTCCATGCGACGCATCGGCGTCTACTTGCAGATACAGCGCGTGCGCACGGTGTAAAGGCAATCGATCTTCTTGGTCCATTGCTCGATACGATGGAAGATCGTTTGCAGATGCAGCCTAAGGAAGAACCAGGATTGATCTATCGCTTAGATGAGGAATATTTCCGGAAAATCGAAGCGGTCGAATTTGCTGTTAAATATGACGATGGACGTGACCCAAAAGGCATCAAACGGGCAGATATCGTCTTAATTGGGGTGTCACGTACATCAAAAACACCACTCTCGCAGTATTTGGCCTTGAAACGATATAAAGTAGCAAACGTGCCACTCGTACCCGAATCGATTCCACCGGAAGAGTTGTTCGATATTCCAAAAGAAAAGTGTTTTGGATTACTCATCTCTCCGGAAAAGTTAATTGATATTCGAATGGAGCGATTGCGTTCTTTAGGACTCAAGCCAGAAGCGGCCTATGCGCAGATGGACCGGATTAACCGTGAACTCGAATATGCACGTAACTTATACGAACGGATTGGATGCCAGGTTATCGACGTGACGAATAAAGCAGTCGAGGAAACGGCAAACCTGATATTGACCGGAATTTCTGGGAAGGCGCATGACTAGTCAAGTAGTCAGGAACATAGTATACTTGTTTAGCTGATAAATGAGATAATGCCCTTTTTCTAATGAAACGGAACGAGTCATCGTTCCGTTTCATTGCGGGTATGGTCATGTAAGGATAAGTTCTCAAGGAAAGGGGAGAGGACGGAATGAAGCGAATTCCTGATGAGGTCGTCGATCAGGTCCGCCAAGCAACGGACATCGTCGAATTGATTTCAGAACGTGTAGAATTAAAAAAACAAGGGAATCGATATTCAGGGCTTTGCCCGTTTCATTCTGAGAAATCACCTTCCTTTTCTGTTTCTCCTGATAAAGGAATGTACTACTGTTTTGGATGTGGTGCAGGAGGAAATGCCATCACTTTCGTCATGGAAACAGAAGGAATGAGTTTCAAAGAAGCCGTCTCCAAATTAGCAGACCGTAGCGACGTCACACTTCCAAAACTGGAGCCGGATCGATTTGAACAATCGGAATCGACGCCAGAACAGGAAAAGAAGTTTCGGATGCGCGAAGCACACCGGATCGTCACTGAGTTATACCATGAAGTGTTGATTCAAACGGAAGCGGGCGACGCTGGACGTGTCTATTTAGAGAATCGCGGTATCCGGGAAGGTGCGATGCGTGAGTTTCGACTGGGATATGCACCGGATCAAGACCGCTTTACTGTAGATTCGTTGGCGCGCCGGGGGTTTGATCTAGATGAGATGGTCGAAGCGGGATTGATTTCAATCGGACGCGATGGCGATTATCGAGATCGATTCAACGGTCGAGTCGTATTTCCTATTTCCGATCGTGATGGCACGATTGTCGGATTTAGTGGACGATCGATTGATGGTCGTGATCCGAAATATGTCAATACAGCAGAAACACCTTTGTTTAATAAAAGTGAACTGTTATTTGGATTCGCCCAAGCACGAGGGGCGATGCGTAAAATCAAACAAGTTGTTCTTGTTGAGGGAAATCTTGATGTTGTGCGTGTCGCTCAAGCGGGTATACCTTATACGGTGGCTTCTTTAGGAACTGCCTTAACACCTGTTCACGCACAAAATTTAGCGCGCATCGTCGATGAAGTCATTATTTGTTATGACGGAGACAAAGCAGGACGCGCTGCGACGTTAAAAGCCTTACAACTACTCGAAGCAGTTGCCGTCGACTGTTCCGTCATCCGTTTACCGGATGATGAAGACCCTGACTCCTTCATTGGAAATCAGGGAGAAGAGATGTTTTTACACTGGATCGAACAAGAACGAGTTTCAAGTCTTGAATTCAAATCTTTTTATTTTCGACAAGGAAAAAACTTGCGATTAGAAGGAGAACGCGTTCGATATATTGAAACTATGCTTGAAGAGATTGGTCGAACATCCAATCCGTTGTTACGGGATATTTATTTAGGGAAGCTTTCCGAGGAATTCAAACTTTCGAAAGACTCCTTGATCGCACAAGTGCGTCCAACCGTTCAACAACCGAAGAGAGAACAAATCGTTTTCGATCGCCCAGCTGCTGCACCGATAGCACCTCCTGATCGAACTTTTGCGAACTGGAAAAAGGCAGAACGCTTCTTGCTTGCCTACATGATCCGTTCAGAAGAAGTCTGTCTTGAAGTGCGAGAGCAACTAGGTGTCCAATTCAATGATCCGGCACACCAATTGATTGCCGGCAAGCTATATGAATTTTATGGAACAGGTACGCAAGGAAGTCCAGATCGTTTTTTGACGATGTTGCACGATGCCTCCTTGCAACGAATCGTAGCAGATTTAGAGTTCATGTTGATGCCTGAATACGATCCTGATTTGCTCAGTCATTATATTCGTGCCGTCCAAAATGAACAGCAACGTCGGTTGTTAGAAGAAGAAAAGTCACGATTGAATCAACAAACAGATATCCGTGCTCAAGCGGAACTGATGCAGGCGATCATAGAACGGAAACGTCGTTTAAAAGATCGGTAACCTGCTGCATGATGTGGAAGGAGTGTATGGTTCGATGGCAGAAAAAGCAAGATCAGAAGCTGAATTACTCCGTCTCGCGAAAGAGGAACTCATCGCGCTCGGACATAAGAATGGTGAATTGTCACACCAGAAAATCGAAGACAAACTGAGTTCGTTCGAATCGATGGATGCTCAGCAATTTGAGGAATTCCTACAGTTGCTTGAAACAGAAGGCATTAAGGTCAACAATGACGGTACAGGAGATGAAAAAGAAGAAGCGGATCTAAACGATTTGTCAGTTCCTCCTGGTGTCAAAATCAATGACCCTGTCCGGATGTATCTAAAAGAAATCGGACGCGTGGATTTGTTGAATGCAGAAGACGAAGTTGAACTCGCGAAACGAATCGAACAAAACGATGAGGAAGCGAAAAAACGTTTAGCAGAAGCGAACTTACGTCTCGTTGTTTCGATTGCGAAGCGCTATGTCGGACGCGGTATGTTATTCCTGGATTTGATCCAAGAAGGAAACATGGGTCTGATTAAAGCGGTCGAGAAATTCGACTACACGAAGGGATATAAATTCTCGACGTATGCTACGTGGTGGATTCGTCAAGCAATTACACGTGCGATTGCCGACCAAGCGCGGACGATCCGAATTCCAGTTCATATGGTTGAAACGATCAATAAATTGATTCGTGTTCAGCGTCAACTCTTGCAAGATCTCGGACGTGAACCATCACCGGAAGAGATTTCAAAAGAGATGGAAATCACGCCAGAAAAAGTACGTGAAATCCTGAAAATTGCTCAAGAACCGGTTTCTCTTGAAACACCAATTGGAGAAGAGGACGATTCACATCTCGGAGATTTCATCGAGGATCAAGATGCGACGGCACCACAAGACGCCGCTGCATACGAGCTCTTAAAAGAGCAACTCGAAGATGTCCTCGATACGTTGACGGATCGTGAAGAAAACGTTCTTCGTCTTCGTTTCGGACTTGACGATGGTCGGACACGGACACTTGAAGAAGTCGGGAAAGTATTTGGCGTTACGCGTGAGCGGATTCGCCAAATCGAAGCAAAAGCACTTCGGAAACTTCGCCATCCAAGCCGTTCAAAACGCTTAAAAGATTTCCTCGATTAATTCAAAGTGTGAAGAATATATGAAATTTTAGTGGGAAGGAAGAAAAAAGTTTCGTTTTTTTCTTCCTTCCCTGTTTTTTTTACAGTAGAATAGTAACGGGGAATACCATTCAGTCACCAACTTGGTTGGGTATAGAATATGGGGGGAATCCAAATGCGTAATCCATTAGTACCGTTCGCGGCGATCGCAGTCATCGCCATCATCGCTATGATTTCATTGTCTTACTTTGGGGTCG contains:
- a CDS encoding pyruvate, water dikinase regulatory protein — encoded protein: MRQRIYVVSDSVGETCELVVRAAAIQFPEQAIETVRVPFVDDDQVIYDLVLHAKEEQATIAFTIVHATHRRLLADTARAHGVKAIDLLGPLLDTMEDRLQMQPKEEPGLIYRLDEEYFRKIEAVEFAVKYDDGRDPKGIKRADIVLIGVSRTSKTPLSQYLALKRYKVANVPLVPESIPPEELFDIPKEKCFGLLISPEKLIDIRMERLRSLGLKPEAAYAQMDRINRELEYARNLYERIGCQVIDVTNKAVEETANLILTGISGKAHD
- the dnaG gene encoding DNA primase; the encoded protein is MKRIPDEVVDQVRQATDIVELISERVELKKQGNRYSGLCPFHSEKSPSFSVSPDKGMYYCFGCGAGGNAITFVMETEGMSFKEAVSKLADRSDVTLPKLEPDRFEQSESTPEQEKKFRMREAHRIVTELYHEVLIQTEAGDAGRVYLENRGIREGAMREFRLGYAPDQDRFTVDSLARRGFDLDEMVEAGLISIGRDGDYRDRFNGRVVFPISDRDGTIVGFSGRSIDGRDPKYVNTAETPLFNKSELLFGFAQARGAMRKIKQVVLVEGNLDVVRVAQAGIPYTVASLGTALTPVHAQNLARIVDEVIICYDGDKAGRAATLKALQLLEAVAVDCSVIRLPDDEDPDSFIGNQGEEMFLHWIEQERVSSLEFKSFYFRQGKNLRLEGERVRYIETMLEEIGRTSNPLLRDIYLGKLSEEFKLSKDSLIAQVRPTVQQPKREQIVFDRPAAAPIAPPDRTFANWKKAERFLLAYMIRSEEVCLEVREQLGVQFNDPAHQLIAGKLYEFYGTGTQGSPDRFLTMLHDASLQRIVADLEFMLMPEYDPDLLSHYIRAVQNEQQRRLLEEEKSRLNQQTDIRAQAELMQAIIERKRRLKDR
- the rpoD gene encoding RNA polymerase sigma factor RpoD, whose amino-acid sequence is MAEKARSEAELLRLAKEELIALGHKNGELSHQKIEDKLSSFESMDAQQFEEFLQLLETEGIKVNNDGTGDEKEEADLNDLSVPPGVKINDPVRMYLKEIGRVDLLNAEDEVELAKRIEQNDEEAKKRLAEANLRLVVSIAKRYVGRGMLFLDLIQEGNMGLIKAVEKFDYTKGYKFSTYATWWIRQAITRAIADQARTIRIPVHMVETINKLIRVQRQLLQDLGREPSPEEISKEMEITPEKVREILKIAQEPVSLETPIGEEDDSHLGDFIEDQDATAPQDAAAYELLKEQLEDVLDTLTDREENVLRLRFGLDDGRTRTLEEVGKVFGVTRERIRQIEAKALRKLRHPSRSKRLKDFLD